The genomic stretch GCTCTCATGATTTTCCTGGGTGACTGACTGTCCTCAGAATGTCAGcgcaaccccccgcccccaccaccaccaccaatctACCAGGCTTTATTTGTTGAGAGCAAGGGGATATCCTAGCGGTTGAGCATAGTTGTGTCAGAGTGTGCCCAGGTCCCAGGACACCTGAGCATTCATTCTAGCCCAATCCTTGGTCTCTCTTTTATTCTCCGAAGAGATATTATCACATTATTATCTAATGACAGTGATCTCTGGAATTGTTCTGTCACTTTTCTTTTGAGAGATAAGGACTTTCTTACCTTCAAGATCCCTGAAAGTCAGGGCTGGTGTACATTCCAGATTCGCTTTGgtcccattttgtagatggggaAATGAAAAAGTCCATAGCCAGGGCCCTGGTGGTCTGGAGGAAATGGCTTCTCCCTGTCATCCCGCACTGCCTTTTACAAGCTTTATGGCCATGTGCCGTGTGCCCAGCCCCTTTAGTCTCAATCTTCTCATTTCTTAAATGGAGCTAAATGCCCAGAATGCAAACTAAAGCCTGCAGAGGGACTGTGGTCTCTGGAGTAACCTCCTTTCTGTGGCCTGCCGCTCCCCATTTATATCTTGGGACCCGACCCTAATCcctatgctttttttctcttccccacagCCGTTGTGGGAAAGACCCGCTCTCCAGCCCCGGGGGCCCTGGATCTCGGAGGAGCAATTACAATTTGGGTAAGTACAGAAGCATCAGAAAGAATTTGGATGACAGAGTTAGGGTTTGGGCTACAGCCCCAGGAGCTACTTTGGGGTACCTGTGAGGTGTGGTGGGTAGAGTTCTGCTCTGGCTTTCTTGGAGGGAGGCTTCAGGGTGGTGGTTGACACCCCCCCTTTTCTCTGTAGAAGGCATCTCAGTGAAGATGTTCCTTCGCGGCCGCCCAATTACAATGTACATCCCATCTGGCATCCGCAGCCTTGAGGAGCTGCCCAGCGGCCCACCCCCGGAGACCCTCAGCCTTGACTGGGTGTATCCTGCCCCCTCCAGGCCCATGGGAACCATCTTTCCCATCTTGGGAACTGCCCCCCCCTCCTTATGGTTTGCTCCTGGGTTTGCGGGGACAGGGAGACCTGAATCCTCCCCTACCATCCTCTGCCAGTGGCACTGCCAGCCAAAAGCTCTGTCCTGCTCCCCTCTTCCTCATCCTGCCCTTCATATAACCCTTTCCTTGACCGTGATCCCCATTCCAGTTATGGGTACAGGGGTCGGGACTCCCGCTCTAATCTGTTTGTGCTGCGTTCTGGGGAGGTAGTCTACTTTATTGCCTGTGTGGTGGTGCTGTACCGGCCCGGGGGAGGCCCAGGGGGTCCTGGAGGTGGCGGCCAGAGACATTACCGGGGGCACACGGACTGCGTTCGATGGTGAGGGTCCTGGGGCCTGGGAGTGGGCAGCTCTAGGCAAGGGGATGGGGGCTTGGCAGGAAGAGGGCCTGGGTGGGTGtggaggagcagagagagacGCTGCCTTGCTGCTCTGCAGACGTAGAAAAGGTGTCCTGGGTGGTCTTGAGAGATTGACCGCCTTCCATAGAGTGTGCTCTCCTCCACTTAGCCTGGCCGTTCACCCTGATGGTGTTCGTGTAGCCTCAGGACAGACGGCTGGAGTGGATAAGGATGGAAAGGTAAGGCCAAAATCAAACCCAGGTGGACAGGGTGAAATTCCAGCCCAGCTTCCCTTCGTGCCCCTgacccctcctcctcccactccagcCTCTGCAGCCTGTGGTTCACGTCTGGGACTCAGAGACGCTGCTGAAGCTGCAGGAGATTGGACTGGGGGCCTTCGAGCGGGGTGTGGGGGCCCTGGCCTTTTCAGTTGCGGTAAGCTGGCCCCAAAGCCTGTAGACCCCCATCTTCCTTGTCTGAGAACCCCCTTCTTGCACTTCATTGGGAAGCTTCAGAAGTTCTGGCCTTCCTGATCCGTGCCCAGCCAGTTCTCCTGAGAAAGGGACATGTGTCCACTTCTCCTGCCCTCCCAACCTCTGATGGCGCCCCTTGCCTAATGACCTTGAATCCCTAGACCTCTAGACCACACTCAGCTCTTGCGATATGTGTCCCCGTCCTTAGGATCAGGGTGCTTTTCTTTGTGTGGTGGATGATTCAAATGAACACATGCTGTCTGTGTGGGACTGCAGCCGGGGCACCAAGCTGGCGGAGATTAAGGTGAGGACTCCAGGAGGCCTGCAGGGCACCAAGGGTGGAGAGGTGGGAGTACTGGGATGCAGAGAGTGCAGACTTAGCCACACATTTACTTCCTTTCTGGCTGGGTCACCTCGGACCAGCCTCCCAGCTTCTCCGAGGCTGAAATGGGGACTACGGAAGTTCTTACCTCACAGGAGGCAATGTGTGAGGCACTGGGGTGACTCATCAGGAGGGACTGTGAGTAGTGCTCTTAGGGGACGAGGGTCTGGAAGGAAGGGGTTTCTGGACTTCTGTAGACCAGCTGTCAGGATGCACATGAAGAGAGTCAAGTAGAGTGAGGGTGCTCAGGGCTTGGGGTGGCTGAATCTAGTATCTTCCCTTCAGAGCACAAATGACTCCGTCCTGGCTGTTGGCTTCAGCCCTCGTGACAGCAGCTGCATTGTCACCAGCGGGAAATCCCATGTCCACTTCTGGAACTGGAGTGGTGGAGCAGGGGTTCCTGGGAACGGGGCCCTCACCCGGAAACAGGGTGTCTTTGGGGTGAGGTGTGGATGTGTgcagggtggtcagggagggcagAGTGGAGATGGAAGTATTGGTCTGAGGACCCTAATGCTACCAAACTCCCAACTGTCCCGTGACTTTTGGtctttgctcttccctctgctctctgcttGCCTCTCGCCTAGAAATACAAGAAACCCAAGTTTATCCCTTGCTTTGTGTTCCTCCCGGATGGAGACATTCTCACTGGGGACTCAGAGGGGAACATTCTCACCTGGGGGCGGAGCGTCTCAGATTGCAAGACcccaggcaggggtggggccaAAGGTATGTGGCTGTGGGTGGCATCTGGGAAGTCTAGTACCCCAGAGTGTCTGTGGGAACAGAGgattacccatttttttttttttttgctgtgagtTGATAGTTCTCTGTGGACCCCAGCAGAGCCCTCTGGGGGGCCAGTCTAGAAGGGTAGGGAGCAGCATGGCAAGGGGTAAAGGGCGGAGGTTTTGGTGTCAGCCAGatcctgtgttcaaatcccagtgTTGCCACTAGCTGTCTCTCCTTTAGGAAGTTATCCCACTTCTTTGAGTCCCAGTTGTCCAGTCTGTAAACTAGGGAGAATAATAGCCAGGGATCAGAGATGGTATTCAGTAGGCACTCAGATGCTGGCAGTTATTACTTTATTATGACAGACTAGACTGCTCCCGTTCCCCACTTCCCTGCACCCCAAGAGCCTAACCCACCCAGGACTTTGCCAACAGAGACTTACGGGATTGTGGCCCAGGCCCATGCTCACGAAGGTTCCATTTTCGCCCTGTGTCTCCGGCGGGATGGGACCGTGCTGAGTGGTGGTGGGCGGGACCGCCGGCTGGTACAGTGGGGGCCTGGGTTGGTGGCCCTCCAGGAGACTGAGGTGAGGCCTGGACTGggttgagggagggagggggatgaCGAAGGGCCAGTGGGCCCCTGACTTTCTGCCACCACTCTAGATTCCTGAACACTTTGGGGCTGTGCGGGCCATTGCTGAGGGGCTGGGCTCTGAGCTGCTGGTGGGAACTACGAAGAACGCGTTGCTGAGGGGAGATCTGGCCCAGGGATTCTCCCCTGTGATCCAGGTTGGGGAGCCAGAGGCTTAGGGAGGAGGCGGGAAGAGCTGTTGGGGCGGGGCAGAGGTGACAGCATATGTTCTGCTGCAGGGCCACACGGACGAGCTCTGGGGACTGTGCACACATCCCTTCCAGAACCGCTTCCTCACTTGCGGCCATGACCGGCAGCTCTGCCTGTGGGATGGGGAGGGCCACGCGCTGGCCTGGAGTATTGACCTCAAGGTAGAGCCCTGTGTCCCTGGACCCCCAGTGCCACATCCACCATGACTCCCGTGGCTTGAGGTTCTTTCCTCAATATCCCCTTCCATTCTGCTCCCCAGGGGCAGCCAGTGGATACTGGTATATGGCTGTACGCTACTAGAATGTTCATTCTTCCATGCCGATGCCTCCAATGGGCCCCAACGCCCCAGACCTTCTCTTGATCCAGCAACTGACGGTTCATCTCCGGCCTAGCTGGGGGCCTCAGTTCTGGCTGTTAAATGTTTGAGTATCACCCGCCGTTTAGGCTCCAGTGACATCCTGCCTCCACCCCAGGTCTACCgtccctctcctcctgcctcctccttggGAGGAGGAGGCTTTGACCCTACCAAGACACCTATCAAGGTGTCTGTCTTGGTTCCCTCCCCAGAAAGGCATCTTCTTGAATTCACCTTCTCTCCTCTCGCAGGAGACTGGTCTCTGTGCAGACTTCCACCCCAGTGGGGCAGCTGTGGCTGTAGGACTGAACACTGGGAGGTGAGAGGGAGTCAGGACTCCTGGGAGGGGAAAGCACGAGGTATGGGGAGGGTTTCTGGTAATGGGAGGGGGTGTGAAGGAGAGTCATCACTACCTGCTCAGGAGCCCCAACTGCACCTTCCTGTTCCTCACTGCTTCTTCCTGCAACCTGGGCCCCCCTGCTCTCCTGTGTCATCTGTCATCACACCTTCCCCACCACTCTCCCCTCCAAGCTGGGGAGTGGAGGAGGTGGCAGCTCAGGATAGAGAAGCAGCAGGGATGGGAGGCGTGGGGAGACTAACACAGGGAAGTGACAGGCTTACGGACTCCATAAGGCTCTTGTAGTCCAGCCCTGTATTCCTTTAGCAGAAACCCTTCAGCTTTTATCTGCCCTTCGCCTTTTCTCATTTCCCAGCATATCAATGCAGTGCCTACTTCTTTGTCTACCTCATAGCCTTTCTGGGGGTGTGTCTGAGTCTCTCCAACTTGCCAGCCCCCATGCTGCCCAGCACACCTGCTTCCCGCTCCCCTCCCTTCCAGGTGGTTGGTTTTGGACACAGAGACCAGAGAGATCGTGTCTGACTTCACCGATGGCAATGAGCAGCTCTCAGTGGTCCGGTACAGCCCAGGTGGGAGCCATCCCCACCCCGGACCCAGACCGTTCCCTGGCCCTTTCCTGTCTGAGTGACTGTCTTTGTAGATGGGTTGTACCTGGCCATCGGTTCCCATGACAACATGATCTACATCTATAGCGTTTCCAGTGATGGTGCCAAGTCCAGCCGCTTTGGCCGCTGTGTGGTGAGGAaactggggtggagggtgggacaTTGCCATAGCAAGTAAACTCCTCAAAGGGTCCAGTGCATTAAGGGAGGTCCGGGGATGGGAAATGGGAGCTCCATATTTAGCCTCTTAACCTTTGCTCCAGGGTCACTCCAGCTTTATCACTCACCTTGACTGGTCCAAGGATGGGAACTTCATCATGTCCAATTCTGGGGACTATGAGATCCTTTACTGTGAGTGGCAATAGAATGGGCACGGGGAGAAGGTAATTGGGGtgggttctgtgtgtgtgtgtgtgtgtgtgtgtgtgtgtgtgtgtgtgtgttcctcctGGTAGGGAGGGGATGAAGAAGCCTATGTAGGGAGCTCCACGCAGAGGAGCTTTTAGATGGGGAGGTGGAGATGGGATTGGAGTCAGAATTTTACATATAGGAAAAATTTTGTGATTTGAAAAAAAGCCACACATACTGTTTTACACCATGTTTTTCTTGTTCCCACAAGGATTTGAGGGAGTTGAAAAATGCACTGAGAAAAGGCTGTTTTGAAAAAGTTTCTCAGGGCAGGTGTGGAGGGATTGCCTTATCTAGGGAGGAATAACTGATGAGAAGCTGTTAGGAGAACTTCCGTGAGAACTCAGGAAGCAAACGGGGCTGGGTTTTGCCTGGGCTGAGGGCTACTAAGGTGAGTAGATCACATGCCACTGCCTCAAGCCAGTCTTTCCAATCTGGCCTTCACGGCATGGCATCTTCCCCACCGAGGGCAGGGTGAGGGCTGAGCACAGTGGGCTCCGTCTCTCCAGGGGATGTGGCTGGAGgctgcaagctgctgaggaatcgCTATGAGAGCCGAGATCGGGAGTGGGCCACCTACACCTGCGTGCTGGGCTTCCATGTTTACGGTGAGCAGGGACGCAGGGTTGTGGAACCCTGCAGGAGGGATGGGGGGGGGACAGGTGGAGCCTGCCCCGGGCTCGGAATGCTGGGCGTGTGTGGAGGGGTGGGCATCATGATACTGGCAGATCCAGTCCAGGAGGCCCCTCGGGCCCTCCCTCGGGAAGGATTGCCAGGAACGCAGCCGGTGGGTGGCCGCTGCCGCCGGAGCGCAAGAAAGGGTACAGCTCTGGGCTGTGGGTGGAGGCGGGGAGGAGGCCGGGCTGAGGCCAGCCACTGTGCTAGGCGTGTGGCCGGACGGCTCGGATGGCACCGACATCAACTCCCTGTGCCGCTCCCACAACGAGCGCGTGGTGGCTGTGGCTGACGACTTCTGCAAAGTGCACCTCTTCCAGTACCCGTGCGCTCGCGCCAAGGTGAGGCCTCCCGGGGCCTCTGGGGCTGGGCGGGCGAGCAGGGCCCGGGGCTGCGCAGCTCCCGCAACTCGACCTTTCCCCCAACCCAGGCGCCAAGCCTTGTGTACGGCGGCCACGGCAGCCACGTGACCAGCGTTCGATTCACTCACGACGACTCGCACCTCATCTCGCTGGGTGGCAAAGACGCCAGCATCTTTCAGTGGCGAGTGCTGGGCGCCGGGGGCGCGGGGCCGGCGCTTGTTACGCCCTCTCGAaccccctccctgtcccccgCCTCCTCTCTGGACGTCTGATCGCTGCCAGACCGGGCCCACCAGTCCCGCGGCGTGGCCCCGCCCCACGCGACACCCCTGGACCAGGAGCCGACCCTTTCTTCGACTTGGAGACATTCCCGATCGCGCATTTCCCTGGAGGGGGACAACGGCACCCCTGCACACACTGTATAGACCCGCTGGCTGAGCCGGGCTGCCCCAGCCTGGACCCTGATTCCCGCAGCCTGCTGAGGGGCAATAAACCAAAAAGCAAAGTCGCCTCCCAGTCCTTTTGTGGGGCGCGGCTGGGCGCCTCCGGggccctgtgggggtggggattaAGGAAAAGAGAAGCGCGGAAAGGGTGAGGGAGCGTAGACCATTCATGCAAATGACAGGCAAAGCCACTTGCAAATAAGCCCGCGAAGCGCAGGCATGCGAGTCTTTCGGGGCCGCAGGAGGAGCGGCATGGCTCCCGCGAGGAGAGAGTTAAGCCCAACTCTTCTCGGCGTCGGAGGAGGGGCGGAGCTGCAACGGAAATAACCGAGCGCGGGGCCCCGGTTGGCCGGAGGGAGCCGAACTGCTTCCGGAAGTGGCCGATCTGTGGGGTCTCGCTCTCCGACCTGAGTCGAGCGCCGGGCCTTGTTCTCCCGGTCGACCGAAGGTATTCCGGAAGGAGGCGAGCCCCGAGGCGGGCAGGGTCAGCCTTCCCCGCGGCCGGCAGGGCCCGAAGTCTGGTGGGGCTCTGCGAGGGCGGGAGACTCCGGAGCCTGGCTCTGGGCCGGCGGGAGCCGAGCTCGTTCCGGAAGAAGCCGAGCGGACCGGCGCCGGCCTCGGCGTCCCCGGTGTGAGGCAGTAGCAGCGGCGGCGACAGCGCTGACCGAGATGAACCGCGACGGCTGAGGCAGCGGAGGTGCCGGCTGCGCGGGCTTGACCGAGACTTCCGCGAAGCGCCAGCCCCGCGCTCCGGGCTTCGTCTCGAGCCGAGCCCTACCCCCCCGAGCCTCCCGGACCCCTTTGTGCGGCCAGAGGCGGCGGCGGGAACGGCCATGGCGGCCAACATGTACCGGGTGGGAGGTGAGTACTGGGCGCGGGGGCTGCGGGGCCCTGGGCGAGAGCGCCTCGGCCCCCGGCGGCGTGGTTCCGAGAGTGGACCGGAACCGGAACCGGGGGCACGGGGAGCGAGGGTGCTGGGACGGCGACGCGACCCGGCGCCGAGGCTCGCGGAGAGGCTGGGGGCAGCCCCGACGGCACTCTCAGGGTTGTGTCTGGGGTCCCCCGGGTCGGGAAGCGGGGCTTGGGAAAGTGGTTCCAAAGGAGCTGACAGGCAGGCAAGGGGCGCGACGGGCCCGGGCGACCGCTTTGCCTCTTGCGGGGGAGCCACCGGGAGGTTTCTTCTCCCCAGGCGTTATGTGCGCCTCGGTTCACAAAGGAGGGGGGGCCTTGCGCTAGAGTGAACAATAATTGCTCCCTTCCCTGAGCCTAGAGTGCAACCCCATCGCTGAGGTGGTACTGCAGGGGAGCCCCCTGCTTCTTGGTTCTTTCTGAAGGCTCGCTTTTGAACGAAGGGTCTGACTTTAGAACTAGGTGGCCAGGGGTAGGGGCATCCCTTGTTTTCTCTTAGTCTCTCCACTTACACATTTCAGCGTCCTCTCTACCTGGACCCTTACCTACTTTTGGTCCTCCCAGGCCTGCTTTGGTCTCCTCCTACCCTAGTACTTTGGCTCTCCCGTCTTCTCCTGATTTTTTCGGTTATTCCTCACCGCCTCCTACAGATTACGTCTATTTTGAGAACTCCTCCAGCAATCCTTACCTGGTTAGACGGATTGAGGAGCTCAACAAGGTGAGTGGAACAGAATCCATCCGCCAACCCCGCTTCCCCAAAGtgatctcttttttcttaggtCTCTAACTTCAggtggagggggagggtggggagagaaaccTATCCTAAGTACctattcatattcattcattcattcattcattcattcattcattcaatgtatTCAGGAAAGGCTGGCTATTAGAGCTTAGTGGGAACTTTAGTGTTCTATCTCTTGTGGGCTAAAGAAAGAGATTTGGAAGTCTGTGCTTAAATGTAAGTCTCATTCCTAATTTCTGGGTGTTTTCTACATCCCTTAGAAACTTATTGTTGTTAGTCTCTtctttgtgcatttttattttcaaatgaccaGTTTTCACTGCcattttcccccctccccctaGACTGCAAATGGAAATGTGGAGGCAAAGGTTGTGTGCCTTTTCCGGCGAAGGGATATTTCTGGTAGCCTCAACAGCCTGGCCGATAGTAATGCCAGTGAGTGTCTTTGTACCCCCACCCTACCCTCGGCTCCCCTTCCGCCCCTTCCCGGTGAGCTGAGGCCTGGGCATGTCCCTGCAGGTGTTTCTCCTGGTTGCATGCCCTAGGTAGGGGTGTGAGCTTGGGGGTGGGAAATGCCTGTTCTGTGGAGGGAGGCCTGTTTTTAACCGTTGGATGGAAGCAGCGCGAAGAGACCATGATAAGGAGAGCCAGAATGTGTCTTGTGTGTAAGTGTGTCTAGGTGAATGGTGTGGGTAAAGAGATGATAGTATTTAAATAGGGCATGAGGAGGAGCTTTAGAGACGCAGGACCCTTGGGGGACAGTTTGGGTATGTTGGGACAATGGGTCATGGCCGAAGGTCAAGGTGAAGAGGATGAGATTGTACTTAGAAGCCTGCACAACAGGGAAGCAGGCTTATATTGTGATCACCAGGTGGTGAGACTACATTGACGGGACAGAATAGGAAGTGAGGAAAGTTTTCTTgcacttcttcctctttctcacctcTCCTGTTTTCCCCTCTACtccattttatatctttctcttttcctgtagtCGTCTTCCTTCTCTTTATGCTTTCACgttctttcaaaaaatatatctCCTTCACTTTTCTTTAGTGTCCTGTTCCTTTCCTGCTTTgactttccccttcttcttcctccttcctaaattattttccttcttcctggctGTTGTGGGCATGAAGGGGTTAAGGAGGAGCCGGGCCTACCAAGTTCTCTGGCCCTTTGGGGTTTCCAGGCCCATCTGGCAGGGGCTGACCTTGGCCTTGTCCAATCagaaggggtgtgggggggtgtgggAGGTGTGGTCCCCTCCTCTTAGCACAGGGTTTCCGGAGCACACAGGCGAGGGGTGGAGCCTGCTggcctcccccccccaccccgccccccctGAGGTTGGGAACAATGCACCAATGAGCCTGGGCCTGTGGCTCTTTTGCCCCTTCCCACTTTGGTTGGTGCCCAGCCAGGTTAACCCTTTCCACCAAGGTTTCAGGGCAAGTTGCACTTACTTGGGGAGGAAGGTATTGGTACTGGCTTGAGAGGTGCTGTCCTTGAAAGCCCCACAAACTATTATTAGCCAAGTAGAAAGTGAGGAATAGTTAGGGTTGCCTGTGATGTTTAAGAGCAAAGAGTCTCCTGAGCTCTGAAAAGAGGAACTGGTAAACACAACTTTGTGTGATGTGTTTTTTAATCTTACTGAGTTTCTGGATCTCAGGCTGGTTTAGCAAGAAAGAGACCAGTGTGATATTCTTGCTGGGCCTGGTGTGGGCAGATTTGTGCTTTATGAATGGTGTCTGAGCATTGGCACCTGTGTTTGGGATGGATTTCTGTGGCATTCTTCATATTCTCAGCAGCTCTTCCTAAGAACATTAGTGCTGGAGAATTGGGAGCATCTCTGATGGGGCAGAGGGCTAAGCGTGAAATCTGAGGGGGTGAGGGGATGGAAGGCAGATGCCTGGGGAGAGTGGGAGAAACAGCTGAGACAGGAAGTATTCTCCTTGGGCTAGAGTGTCTGAGGTGGCTTCTTTCTGGATTAGTTTCTGACTTGGTTTCTTCCTCCTGAATCTCTCAGGGGAGTTTGAAGAGGAATCAAAGCAGCCAGGGGTGTCGGAGCAGCAGCGACATCAACTGAAGCACCGGGAGCTTTTCCTTTCTCGGCAGTTTGAGTCGTTACCAGCCACCCACATACGGTATGGGACAATTGGGGCCACTGTGGCCAGCAGGCCCTTATTTAGAAGATGGAAAGGAGGGGTAGTGTACTGGGGATGCTGGGGAGAGGGCATGAGGAGCTCACCCAAGGTCTTCTGGTCCCTCTCCTGTAGGGGAAAATGCAGTGTGACCCTCTTGAATGAGACTGATATCTTGAGCCAGTACCTGGAAAAGGAGGTGAGCAAGAGGTattgggagaaaagggaggggagtGGGCATTGCCCCCAAAggcaagaggaaaggaggagtgCGATGAGGTATAGGTTGACAGACTGCCTGTCTTGGGAACTCGGGGTGTACCCCACTGCCCCATGCCTGTGAGGACTGCTGCCCTGCTTACCTCCTCTCTTCCCGTCTCCAGGACTGCTTTTTTTACTCACTGGTGTTTGACCCTGTACAGAAGACACTTCTAGCTGATCAGGGGGAGATCCGAGTTGGTTGCAAATACCAAGCTGAGATCCCAGATCGCCTGGCAGACGGTAAGCAATGGCACAGGCTGTGTGGCTCCTGGGTTATCTGACATCGTAGTCTCTGTGAGTCGTGTGCGCTGGTGTCGTGCAGTGCAGTCTGCGTGGCTCTGTGCTGTGACCCTGACAAAATGAGACCTCAGGAACCTGGAAGGGGCAAGTGGGCACAGTTGGGAAGAGAAGCCTGAGAGTTGAGGTGGCTGATAGAGTCCACTCGGGAGATGAGGACCAAGGTGCTGTTGTGAACTTCAAGACACCTGttattctcctttccctctccccatgATGCCATCGCCCCAGGAGAATCTGATAACCGGAACCAGCAGAAGATGGAGATGAAAGTCTGGGATCCAGACAACCCTCTCACAGACCGGCAGATTGATCAGTTTCTCGTGGTGGCCCGGTGAGGGGCGGGTGGTTGGGGAAGATGGGCTGGGGGAGGTGTGGACATCATTCTGAGTCCTGCTCTTAGAGGTGggcattatttttttgttgttggcttgggtgtttttctttttttctcatcaggCTTATTCCCTTAGCCCACTTGCGCTTTCCTCTTGCCCTCCTGACTTCTTAACTTTTCTCCTAGAGCGGTGGGGACCTTTGCGAGAGCCCTAGATTGTAGCAGTTCCATTCGGCAGCCAAGCCTGCACATGAGTGCAGCCGCTGCCTCCCGGGATATCACCCTGGTGAGCAGAAGTTGGTGGGAAGTCGGGCAGGCTGGGCTTTGTGGGGATCTGCAGAgcctggggaaaggagaggagggtgTGTCTGAGCAAGTGGGTGCATTGAGAGAGTAAAAGCAGGGGAGCGTGCTGAGGGTTTCAGGTCATCAGCAGTTTCCCACTTTCCCTGTAGTTTCACGCAATGGATACATTACAAAGAAACGGCTATGACCTGGCGAAGGCCATGTCAACGCTGGTGCCCCAGGGGGGGCCAGTGCTGTGTCGGGATGAGATGGAGGAATGGTCTGCCTCGGAGGCCATGCTGTTTGAGGAGGCCCTGGAGAAGTACGGGAAGGACTTCAATGATATTCGCCAGGACTTTGTAAGTGGATGGGGCTAGGAGGAGAGATAGAAGAGATGACAGGTCGGGGAACCAGGTCCTGGGGCCAGATGCTAGCTCATCCTTCTACCCTCTGACCCCCTTAGCTACCCTGGAAGTCACTTGCGAGCATAGTCCAGTTTTATTACATGTGGAAAACCACAGACCGCTATATTCAGCAGGTATGGtttgggctggggaggctggacCACAGGCCACCTACTCACCTCTGCCTTTGAAGTTGATGACATCCTACTGCTAAGATGCTCtgatccttctctttctttcctgcagAAGAGATTGAAAGCTGCTGAAGCAGACAGCAAACTGAAACAGGTCTACATCCCCACCTAGTAAGTGTGATGGGTAGGAGAGCCTggcatattttccttttctttctccaacgTGTGCTTTTTCCTCAGTGATTAGGGGTGGGCAGGAGACAGGGTCAAATTATTAGAGAGGAGTGGAAATGGATTCTTTGtcctgaattctttccttctccGTCCTGCCCCTCTCAGCACCAAACCAAATCCTAACCAGATCATCTCTGTGGGCTCAAAACCTGGCATGAATGGAGCTGGATTCCAGAAGGGGCTAACTTGCGAGAGCTGCCACAGTGAGTTCCAGGGAGGACGGGGatgttgggggtgggtgagaagTCTGCTCTGGCCTGGGAACCCGAGGGGCTCAAATGGTATGTTTTCCCCTGACCTCCCCTTCCTCTCGGTGCTCTTATAGCCACACAGTCTGCCCAGTGGTACGCCTGGGGCCCACCCAACATGCAGTGCCGCCTCTGTGCTTC from Rhinolophus ferrumequinum isolate MPI-CBG mRhiFer1 chromosome 11, mRhiFer1_v1.p, whole genome shotgun sequence encodes the following:
- the EML3 gene encoding echinoderm microtubule-associated protein-like 3 isoform X1; the protein is MDGAGGPGKGPSHEALQSLSQRLQVQEKEMELVKAALAEALRLLRLQASPTSLQDSGMPAPTRDSSPAAPPGLPPTCTLSLVSRGTQTETEVEMEPSPGPPGLSNGPPDPQGGSEEPSGTQSEGGGSSSSGTGSPGGTGSPGILRLVHPPQRSDTARRNSSSSSSPSERPRQKLSRKAASSANLLLRSGSTESRCGKDPLSSPGGPGSRRSNYNLEGISVKMFLRGRPITMYIPSGIRSLEELPSGPPPETLSLDWVYGYRGRDSRSNLFVLRSGEVVYFIACVVVLYRPGGGPGGPGGGGQRHYRGHTDCVRCLAVHPDGVRVASGQTAGVDKDGKPLQPVVHVWDSETLLKLQEIGLGAFERGVGALAFSVADQGAFLCVVDDSNEHMLSVWDCSRGTKLAEIKSTNDSVLAVGFSPRDSSCIVTSGKSHVHFWNWSGGAGVPGNGALTRKQGVFGKYKKPKFIPCFVFLPDGDILTGDSEGNILTWGRSVSDCKTPGRGGAKETYGIVAQAHAHEGSIFALCLRRDGTVLSGGGRDRRLVQWGPGLVALQETEIPEHFGAVRAIAEGLGSELLVGTTKNALLRGDLAQGFSPVIQGHTDELWGLCTHPFQNRFLTCGHDRQLCLWDGEGHALAWSIDLKKGIFLNSPSLLSQETGLCADFHPSGAAVAVGLNTGRWLVLDTETREIVSDFTDGNEQLSVVRYSPDGLYLAIGSHDNMIYIYSVSSDGAKSSRFGRCVGHSSFITHLDWSKDGNFIMSNSGDYEILYWDVAGGCKLLRNRYESRDREWATYTCVLGFHVYGVWPDGSDGTDINSLCRSHNERVVAVADDFCKVHLFQYPCARAKAPSLVYGGHGSHVTSVRFTHDDSHLISLGGKDASIFQWRVLGAGGAGPALVTPSRTPSLSPASSLDV
- the EML3 gene encoding echinoderm microtubule-associated protein-like 3 isoform X5 translates to MDGAGGPGKGPSHEALQSLSQRLQVQEKEMELVKAALAEALRLLRLQASPTSLQDSGMPAPTRDSSPAAPPGLPPTCTLSLVSRGTQTETEVEMEPSPGPPGLSNGPPDPQGGSEEPSGTQSEGGGSSSSGTGSPGGTGSPGILRLVHPPQRSDTARRNSSSSSSPSERPRQKLSRKAASSANLLLRSGSTESRCGKDPLSSPGGPGSRRSNYNLEGISVKMFLRGRPITMYIPSGIRSLEELPSGPPPETLSLDWVYGYRGRDSRSNLFVLRSGEVVYFIACVVVLYRPGGGPGGPGGGGQRHYRGHTDCVRCLAVHPDGVRVASGQTAGVDKDGKPLQPVVHVWDSETLLKLQEIGLGAFERGVGALAFSVADQGAFLCVVDDSNEHMLSVWDCSRGTKLAEIKKYKKPKFIPCFVFLPDGDILTGDSEGNILTWGRSVSDCKTPGRGGAKETYGIVAQAHAHEGSIFALCLRRDGTVLSGGGRDRRLVQWGPGLVALQETEIPEHFGAVRAIAEGLGSELLVGTTKNALLRGDLAQGFSPVIQGHTDELWGLCTHPFQNRFLTCGHDRQLCLWDGEGHALAWSIDLKKGIFLNSPSLLSQETGLCADFHPSGAAVAVGLNTGRWLVLDTETREIVSDFTDGNEQLSVVRYSPDGLYLAIGSHDNMIYIYSVSSDGAKSSRFGRCVGHSSFITHLDWSKDGNFIMSNSGDYEILYWDVAGGCKLLRNRYESRDREWATYTCVLGFHVYGVWPDGSDGTDINSLCRSHNERVVAVADDFCKVHLFQYPCARAKAPSLVYGGHGSHVTSVRFTHDDSHLISLGGKDASIFQWRVLGAGGAGPALVTPSRTPSLSPASSLDV